A genomic window from Gossypium hirsutum isolate 1008001.06 chromosome D10, Gossypium_hirsutum_v2.1, whole genome shotgun sequence includes:
- the LOC107930705 gene encoding ankyrin repeat-containing protein BDA1-like, which produces MNWTQVVHSGNIDDLYELFQQDPYLLEQIDEVPFIDTPLHIAAAAGQVDFVVEMMNLKPSFATKLNPDGFTPMHIALHNHRDQLLFELLKINQELVLVKVKKGMTLLHYAAEQAERSKLEALQLLGRWLRRTYNKDGGLWELHVLNWKDKEGNPVFHIATSNIHNQVEV; this is translated from the exons ATGAATTGGACGCAAGTTGTTCACTCAGGAAATATCGACGATCTGTACGAGCTTTTCCAACAAGATCCATACCTTTTGGAGCAGATCGATGAGGTTCCGTTCATTGACACTCCTTTGCATATTGCTGCAGCCGCAGGACAAGTTGATTTTGTGGTGGAGATGATGAATTTAAAGCCATCATTTGCCACAAAGCTGAATCCAGATGGTTTTACCCCAATGCACATTGCTTTGCATAATCACCGAGACCAATTACTTTTTGAGCTCTTGAAAATTAACCAAGAGCTGGTTCTAGTGAAAGTAAAAAAAGGCATGACCCTTTTGCATTACGCTGCTGAACAAG CAGAAAGAAGCAAGCTTGAAGCCCTTCAACTCCTTGGACGTTGGTTACGAAGGACTTATAATAAAGATGGTGGATTGTGGGAATTACATGTTTTAAACTGGAAAGACAAAGAAGGCAACCCAGTATTTCATATAGCTACATCAAACATTCACAATCAAGTAGAGGTATGA